The Candidatus Peregrinibacteria bacterium genome includes a window with the following:
- a CDS encoding 50S ribosomal protein L23 gives MNLHQVLIGPLVTEKSVRLQELNKHTFRVHKDATKIDVVNAIRTYYGITPLSVRILTNPKKGRSGGKGRSITKRKETRRAIVSIQMGKSLELMSVKKSSSKK, from the coding sequence CGTTACTGAGAAATCTGTTCGACTTCAGGAACTCAATAAACATACATTTCGCGTCCATAAAGATGCCACGAAAATTGATGTGGTAAATGCGATTCGAACATATTACGGTATTACTCCTCTTTCTGTTCGAATCCTTACAAATCCTAAAAAAGGACGATCAGGAGGAAAAGGGCGCAGCATAACAAAGCGAAAAGAGACACGAAGAGCTATTGTGTCGATTCAGATGGGAAAAAGTCTTGAACTTATGAGCGTAAAAAAATCTTCTTCAAAAAAGTAA